In one Sporomusa sphaeroides DSM 2875 genomic region, the following are encoded:
- a CDS encoding WG repeat-containing protein, which translates to MNFKGFIGLIAVLALLMVPGTRAFAAPEASLDTEQAVSVPAVNPEINVDDKKIQDVILAGVKTGGKWGFIDQQGEYIIPAECKEIRAFEEGLIAVKKETGWGFYDKKGQLVIPAQFDEVGTFKDGFVTARHKNKWGYYDTQGQAVVPVEFDAVAGISEDLALVKSGGKWGYYRIGEGLVIPVQYKEAGLFAEGLAPVRNDGKWGYIDNAGKVMLPFQFKNARQFSEGLAAVKLDSKYGFIDRSGAVVIKEAFGEVAGGFQDGIAIVKVEKKWGYIDRKGTVLASGYDTAFPFNKDVAEVRVVKRSFSFLEAALVAVGASAGYVEIRTNELLPENTKRGFIDRTGKEIISTKNHFTDVFREGLAAVRIKDKWGAVDKTGAVVIPVQYDKISAFRNGFAQVKDDQKWGFVDKTGKLLTPLKFDEVSSFGYDGLAAVRVGERWGFIDTSGKTVIAFRYDDVGFPDKTVLEEKLGFFCGFAKVKIADKWGVIDTTGRMVVPAVFDSASELMGGSFGMLPVKKKTWGFMDTTGQMVIEPKYSEVGLFWNQEMLEREKSYYLN; encoded by the coding sequence GTGAATTTTAAAGGGTTTATCGGGTTAATTGCAGTATTGGCGCTATTAATGGTGCCGGGAACTCGGGCGTTTGCTGCACCTGAGGCGAGTTTGGACACGGAGCAGGCTGTTAGTGTGCCGGCGGTAAATCCGGAGATTAACGTGGATGACAAAAAAATCCAGGATGTTATTTTGGCCGGAGTAAAGACAGGGGGAAAATGGGGGTTTATTGACCAGCAGGGAGAATATATCATACCTGCTGAATGCAAAGAGATTAGAGCTTTTGAGGAAGGTCTTATTGCTGTAAAAAAGGAAACCGGTTGGGGGTTTTATGATAAAAAGGGCCAGTTGGTGATTCCTGCCCAGTTTGATGAGGTGGGGACCTTCAAAGATGGATTTGTGACGGCCAGACATAAAAACAAGTGGGGCTATTATGATACCCAGGGGCAAGCTGTGGTGCCGGTGGAATTTGATGCCGTGGCGGGAATAAGTGAAGATTTAGCGTTGGTTAAGAGTGGCGGCAAATGGGGATATTACCGGATTGGTGAAGGACTGGTGATCCCCGTTCAGTACAAGGAGGCCGGGTTGTTTGCTGAAGGCCTGGCGCCGGTTAGAAACGACGGGAAATGGGGTTATATTGACAATGCAGGCAAGGTAATGCTCCCTTTTCAATTTAAAAATGCCCGCCAGTTTAGCGAGGGGCTGGCTGCTGTCAAGTTGGACAGCAAATATGGGTTTATTGACCGGAGTGGTGCTGTTGTCATCAAGGAGGCTTTTGGTGAGGTAGCTGGCGGCTTTCAAGATGGGATCGCTATAGTCAAGGTAGAAAAAAAGTGGGGCTATATAGACAGGAAAGGTACGGTTTTAGCTTCAGGCTATGACACCGCATTTCCTTTTAATAAGGATGTGGCGGAAGTTCGGGTAGTAAAACGGTCATTTTCCTTTTTGGAAGCCGCTTTGGTAGCTGTGGGAGCTTCTGCCGGGTATGTGGAAATTCGGACTAATGAACTTTTGCCCGAAAATACGAAACGTGGTTTTATTGATAGGACGGGAAAAGAGATCATATCGACCAAAAATCATTTTACCGATGTTTTCCGGGAGGGGCTGGCTGCGGTACGGATAAAAGATAAGTGGGGTGCGGTAGATAAGACCGGCGCTGTTGTTATCCCGGTACAGTATGATAAAATATCTGCTTTCCGTAACGGATTTGCTCAGGTAAAAGACGACCAGAAATGGGGTTTCGTTGATAAAACCGGTAAGTTGTTGACACCGCTAAAGTTTGATGAGGTATCAAGCTTCGGGTATGATGGTTTGGCGGCGGTGAGAGTGGGGGAAAGATGGGGCTTTATCGATACCAGCGGTAAAACGGTTATCGCGTTTCGGTATGATGATGTTGGTTTTCCCGATAAAACGGTTTTGGAAGAAAAACTGGGCTTCTTTTGCGGGTTTGCTAAAGTAAAGATTGCTGATAAGTGGGGAGTAATTGATACCACGGGACGCATGGTAGTCCCGGCGGTATTTGACAGTGCTTCCGAGCTTATGGGCGGTTCCTTTGGTATGCTGCCGGTTAAAAAGAAAACTTGGGGATTTATGGACACAACAGGCCAGATGGTCATTGAGCCAAAGTATAGCGAAGTCGGGCTGTTTTGGAATCAAGAGATGCTGGAACGGGAAAAGAGCTATTATCTTAATTAA
- a CDS encoding sodium:solute symporter family protein, protein MNTDLLYIMLAVYLGITVFLGYLGYRHTKSSKDYMIAGGNVHPVLMSLAYGSTFISTSAIVGFGGAAGVYGMSLLWLTVFNIFVGIFVAFVFFGVKTRQLAQELQVKTFPEFLGARFASPFIRKFSAAMICLTMPLYAAAVMIGGARYMEEALQMDYVTALTIFAVIVLAYVFFGGLRGVIYTDAMQGIIMFIGMAALVILTYSLLGGVTTAHLKLEALRNMVPQAMVAKGHMGFTAMPAFSSELWWFVISTLVLGVGIGVLAQPQLAVRFMTVSSAKGIYNGLGVGAVFILFMTGVAFTVGALSNVYFVEHGGKLALAATAAGGAAPNIDKIIPLFITLAMPEWLRYVFLFTLLSAAMSTLSGQFHIISTSISYDLNPQKGASDAQTLMLARIGTLLGFLLTLALALYLPAGIIAIATALFFGMCTAVFLPIYAAALYWPRITASGAMYSMITATVVYAGLVFFVHEKEAGIFGLCARLFGVNTLGVTPWTYIDPLVIALPVSAIVLIAASLLTQPAVKATVAEEL, encoded by the coding sequence TTGAATACTGACTTACTTTATATTATGTTAGCCGTCTATCTGGGGATAACAGTTTTCCTCGGCTATCTTGGCTACCGGCACACAAAATCCTCAAAAGATTATATGATTGCCGGAGGTAATGTCCATCCTGTTCTTATGTCCCTGGCATACGGTTCAACCTTTATATCCACCTCGGCCATCGTCGGTTTTGGCGGAGCTGCCGGAGTGTACGGGATGAGCTTATTATGGCTGACAGTATTCAACATATTTGTCGGTATATTTGTTGCTTTTGTTTTCTTCGGTGTGAAAACCCGGCAACTTGCGCAAGAACTACAAGTCAAAACCTTTCCCGAGTTTCTGGGAGCGCGTTTTGCCTCTCCTTTTATTCGAAAATTCTCTGCTGCCATGATCTGCCTGACAATGCCGCTCTATGCGGCAGCCGTAATGATCGGCGGAGCGAGATATATGGAAGAAGCTTTGCAAATGGATTATGTGACTGCCTTGACGATTTTTGCAGTCATCGTGCTGGCCTATGTTTTTTTTGGTGGCTTACGCGGAGTTATTTATACTGATGCAATGCAAGGAATTATTATGTTCATTGGGATGGCTGCACTGGTCATATTGACCTATTCGCTGCTGGGCGGAGTCACCACGGCGCATTTGAAACTGGAAGCACTGCGCAATATGGTGCCACAGGCTATGGTAGCTAAGGGACATATGGGTTTTACAGCTATGCCTGCATTTAGTTCGGAATTATGGTGGTTTGTCATTTCTACCCTGGTTCTGGGCGTAGGTATCGGCGTTTTGGCCCAACCGCAGCTTGCTGTACGATTCATGACAGTATCAAGTGCCAAAGGAATCTATAATGGCTTAGGAGTTGGCGCAGTCTTCATTCTTTTCATGACCGGTGTTGCTTTTACTGTTGGCGCTTTATCTAACGTATATTTTGTGGAGCATGGCGGTAAACTTGCGCTGGCAGCAACGGCTGCAGGCGGCGCAGCCCCAAATATCGATAAAATTATCCCGCTTTTTATCACCCTAGCCATGCCGGAATGGCTGCGCTATGTTTTCTTATTTACACTGCTGTCGGCAGCCATGTCGACCTTAAGCGGCCAATTTCATATCATTTCTACTTCTATTTCTTATGATTTGAATCCCCAAAAAGGCGCCAGCGATGCACAAACCCTGATGCTGGCACGTATCGGTACACTATTGGGCTTTTTACTGACGTTGGCTTTAGCACTTTATCTCCCGGCAGGAATTATTGCCATTGCTACGGCGCTGTTCTTCGGAATGTGTACAGCAGTCTTCCTGCCAATATATGCAGCCGCCTTATACTGGCCGCGCATTACTGCGTCAGGCGCCATGTACAGTATGATTACGGCAACAGTAGTATACGCCGGACTGGTATTTTTTGTACACGAGAAAGAAGCCGGTATTTTTGGCCTCTGCGCCAGATTGTTCGGAGTTAACACCTTGGGCGTTACACCGTGGACATATATCGACCCTCTGGTTATCGCCCTGCCGGTCAGCGCGATTGTGCTCATTGCCGCCAGTTTGCTGACACAGCCTGCCGTCAAAGCAACAGTTGCCGAAGAGCTATAA
- a CDS encoding symporter small accessory protein — MLGLTDPWIAFAYLACFAATALCIFYSVRKGGE; from the coding sequence GTGTTGGGACTGACCGACCCCTGGATTGCATTTGCATACCTGGCCTGTTTTGCGGCTACTGCGTTATGTATCTTTTATTCTGTCCGCAAAGGTGGTGAATAA
- a CDS encoding PLP-dependent aminotransferase family protein has protein sequence MDISKILDKVLLAPKSAIPLYMQIATILTENINNGTLPAGSKLPPERELAALLGVSRTTAINAYRRLEEQGLVSTRVGSGTYVAELTPPVQSVPAVPWSQLFTPTPNTQLSSILREIIASVSVTDSIPLAAGMPDPALYPVNDFNRLFSLQSAHTGGCDLGHIPTEGYLPLRHALAARLTTKGYGTTPENTMIVSGSQQGLYLITKVFLEPGDYVIVESPTYLGAIQVFSTANARLLSLPSSGRLPLDLLEDYLIRYRPKLFYIMPTFQNPNGRVMPLEERRRLLQLAAKHRLIIVEDDPYGELYYGEQPPLSLKALDPYGGVIALGTFSKMLFPGLRTGWVVAPETVINRFALEKQYIDLHSSNLSQRLLYDYLTADLLDDHLAFVRTEYKKRRDFVASALRRYCSPYLTFTLPAGGFYFWCTLSHGIFTRQLLHEAAKTGVSFVPGEAFYADAAGSQELRICFVTYPEDQLLEGIKRLGKALHTVANSTNTGIRAHPGVTPII, from the coding sequence ATGGATATATCCAAAATTCTTGACAAAGTATTGCTTGCCCCTAAATCAGCGATTCCCCTGTACATGCAAATTGCCACCATATTGACCGAAAATATCAATAATGGCACCCTGCCTGCCGGCAGTAAGCTGCCGCCTGAACGTGAGCTGGCCGCTCTCTTAGGCGTAAGCCGCACGACAGCCATTAACGCGTACCGCCGCTTGGAGGAACAAGGACTGGTCAGCACCAGGGTCGGCAGCGGCACCTATGTAGCTGAGTTGACACCACCTGTCCAGAGTGTTCCTGCTGTACCCTGGTCACAGTTATTTACTCCCACCCCCAATACGCAATTATCCTCTATTTTACGTGAAATAATTGCTTCGGTCTCAGTCACTGACAGTATCCCGTTAGCAGCCGGTATGCCTGACCCGGCATTATATCCCGTAAATGACTTTAACCGTTTGTTTAGCCTGCAATCTGCCCATACTGGCGGCTGCGACTTAGGCCATATCCCTACAGAAGGCTATTTGCCGCTCCGCCATGCCTTGGCAGCCAGACTGACAACCAAAGGCTATGGCACCACCCCGGAAAACACAATGATTGTCAGCGGCTCACAGCAGGGACTGTATTTAATTACCAAGGTTTTTCTGGAGCCGGGTGATTATGTTATTGTTGAGTCTCCCACTTATCTGGGAGCCATCCAGGTGTTTAGTACTGCCAATGCCCGGTTACTCAGTCTGCCGTCCTCAGGCCGTTTACCGTTGGACCTGCTTGAGGATTATCTGATCCGCTACCGCCCTAAGCTGTTCTATATCATGCCGACATTTCAGAATCCCAACGGCCGGGTCATGCCGCTGGAAGAACGCCGCAGACTTTTGCAATTGGCGGCAAAACACCGGTTAATCATCGTCGAAGACGATCCATATGGCGAATTATATTATGGTGAACAGCCGCCGCTTTCCCTCAAAGCCCTTGACCCTTATGGCGGCGTTATTGCTCTGGGGACTTTCTCCAAAATGCTCTTTCCCGGCCTGCGCACAGGCTGGGTTGTAGCGCCGGAAACAGTCATTAACCGGTTTGCCCTGGAGAAACAATATATTGATTTGCATAGCAGCAACCTGTCGCAACGATTGCTCTATGATTATTTAACGGCAGATTTACTTGATGATCACCTGGCGTTTGTCCGCACCGAATACAAAAAGCGCCGCGACTTTGTCGCCAGCGCCCTTAGACGGTACTGCAGCCCATACCTCACCTTTACCTTGCCGGCAGGCGGCTTTTATTTTTGGTGCACACTTAGCCATGGCATTTTTACCCGCCAACTGCTGCATGAAGCAGCAAAAACAGGAGTTTCATTTGTTCCCGGTGAAGCTTTCTATGCAGATGCCGCCGGTTCTCAGGAGCTTCGAATCTGCTTTGTCACCTATCCGGAGGACCAGCTGCTCGAAGGTATTAAACGGTTGGGCAAAGCGCTGCATACCGTGGCCAACAGCACCAATACCGGCATCCGGGCACACCCGGGAGTTACCCCGATCATTTAA
- a CDS encoding AzlC family ABC transporter permease → MRDYMQGARDSLPIMLGVMPFGITCGVMGLAAGLTPAETILMSLLVFAGAAQFICITMLGAGITGWGLIVFTTLLINLRHLLMGASLAPQLLKLPLARQILLAFALTDESYAITTNRTVQAGYSANYQMGSSWALYFTWALSTIAGVLVGSYIPDPLAWGLDFAMPAVFLAMLVPRLNNPVSVAVCLVAAVTAVVGAAYLPGKWYIIAACVSASIVGGLLEKEENHAV, encoded by the coding sequence TTGAGAGACTATATGCAAGGGGCGCGTGACAGCCTACCTATTATGCTGGGAGTAATGCCTTTTGGCATTACCTGCGGTGTTATGGGACTGGCGGCCGGACTGACTCCGGCAGAAACCATACTTATGTCGCTCCTGGTATTTGCCGGGGCAGCGCAATTTATCTGCATTACTATGCTGGGAGCCGGCATTACCGGCTGGGGTCTTATTGTATTTACTACCTTACTGATTAACCTTCGTCATCTGTTAATGGGAGCATCGCTGGCACCGCAGCTTTTAAAACTGCCGCTTGCCCGGCAGATCCTGCTGGCATTTGCACTGACAGATGAGTCGTATGCGATTACCACTAATCGTACAGTCCAAGCCGGCTATAGCGCCAATTACCAGATGGGAAGCAGCTGGGCGTTATATTTTACCTGGGCATTGTCAACCATCGCCGGTGTGCTGGTGGGAAGCTATATTCCGGACCCGCTGGCCTGGGGTCTGGATTTTGCCATGCCGGCTGTCTTCCTCGCCATGTTGGTGCCCCGGCTGAATAATCCTGTCAGTGTGGCTGTTTGCCTGGTGGCTGCTGTGACGGCTGTAGTGGGAGCCGCTTATTTGCCGGGAAAATGGTATATTATCGCTGCCTGTGTGTCGGCTAGTATTGTAGGCGGCTTATTGGAAAAGGAGGAAAACCATGCGGTTTGA
- a CDS encoding AzlD domain-containing protein — protein sequence MRFEMLLIIAGMAAVTFFTRFGALALLKKTGLPCWFERWLRHVPTAVLTALIVPALLLPQGRVDLSLSNHYLLAGILAAIVAYTCRNAMLTMGLGLTAMLSLRWLGI from the coding sequence ATGCGGTTTGAGATGTTACTGATTATCGCCGGAATGGCGGCGGTTACTTTTTTTACGAGGTTTGGTGCGCTGGCTTTATTGAAAAAAACCGGGTTGCCCTGTTGGTTTGAGCGCTGGCTCAGGCATGTTCCCACTGCCGTGCTGACGGCCCTTATTGTGCCGGCACTGCTGCTGCCGCAGGGCCGGGTTGACTTGTCTCTCAGCAACCACTATTTGTTGGCGGGGATATTGGCGGCCATTGTGGCTTATACCTGCCGGAACGCCATGCTGACCATGGGACTGGGTTTGACAGCCATGCTGTCGCTGCGGTGGCTTGGAATATAG
- a CDS encoding YmaF family protein, whose translation MPVNEDDRKSKHHYHQQNCAMPHVHTYLLEADVADEHQHIIVGVSGPARERGRTHIHRIHGRTSFISEENGEGHWHTEDIMTGPAIEMPEGTHVHYFEGVTSKDCGHCHSFSGATGLGPSTFCPDDEEDEDDFCDDYHSTDDCEEVEDECDIPIKPMPKYKFGKRLDEKK comes from the coding sequence ATGCCTGTTAACGAAGACGATCGCAAATCCAAGCATCATTATCATCAACAAAACTGTGCAATGCCACATGTGCATACTTATCTGCTTGAAGCTGATGTGGCCGACGAGCATCAGCATATAATTGTGGGAGTTAGCGGTCCGGCAAGGGAAAGGGGAAGAACCCATATTCACCGGATTCATGGGCGGACTTCATTTATCAGTGAAGAAAACGGGGAAGGGCACTGGCATACCGAGGATATTATGACCGGACCGGCTATTGAAATGCCGGAAGGCACTCATGTTCATTACTTTGAAGGTGTGACAAGCAAAGACTGTGGACATTGCCATAGCTTTTCCGGTGCTACCGGTCTCGGACCGTCAACCTTCTGCCCGGACGATGAAGAGGATGAAGATGACTTTTGTGACGACTATCATAGTACCGATGACTGTGAAGAAGTTGAAGACGAGTGTGACATACCAATAAAACCAATGCCTAAATATAAATTCGGTAAGCGTCTTGACGAGAAGAAATGA
- the bioB gene encoding biotin synthase BioB: MLSTELIIKLGTKVLEGGEISREEASVLAAIDDKEVPFLLAMADRIRQQFVGDDVDLCAIVNGRSGLCTENCRFCAQSAHHQANISIYPLLSGAELVAAAKQAEAGGALRFSIVTSGRGGERDRDFPQIVSALERIKQETSLMVCASLGTLTLERAIALKAAGVSRYHHNVESSRNYYINVCTTHSYDDRAATISIAHAAGLEVCSGGIIGLGESMEDRLDMAFELKTLAVHSVPLNILNPIKGTELAGQPPVPPREILKTFALFRFILPARGIRTAGGREVNLRDLQSISLMGGINGMLIGGYLTTGGRNCEMDVAMVKDAGLRPLSAKAVNKE, encoded by the coding sequence ATGCTGAGTACGGAATTGATTATTAAGCTTGGCACCAAAGTGCTGGAGGGTGGGGAAATATCCCGGGAAGAGGCGTCAGTCCTGGCGGCAATTGATGATAAAGAGGTGCCGTTCTTATTAGCGATGGCTGACAGGATCAGGCAGCAGTTTGTGGGTGATGACGTTGACTTGTGCGCTATCGTAAACGGCCGCTCCGGATTGTGTACGGAAAACTGCCGTTTTTGTGCACAATCAGCTCATCACCAAGCCAATATTTCCATATATCCATTACTTAGTGGAGCTGAACTGGTAGCGGCAGCCAAACAGGCCGAAGCTGGCGGGGCGCTTCGTTTCAGCATAGTTACCAGTGGCAGGGGGGGGGAACGAGACCGGGACTTCCCGCAGATTGTCAGTGCACTGGAGCGAATTAAGCAGGAAACCAGCCTGATGGTATGTGCCTCACTCGGCACCTTGACACTGGAACGGGCCATAGCGCTGAAGGCAGCCGGGGTAAGCCGCTATCACCATAATGTTGAGAGCAGCCGCAATTACTACATAAATGTTTGCACAACCCATAGCTATGATGACAGGGCAGCCACCATCAGCATTGCTCATGCAGCCGGGCTGGAGGTGTGCTCAGGCGGCATTATCGGTTTAGGCGAAAGCATGGAAGACAGATTGGATATGGCATTTGAGCTTAAGACACTGGCCGTTCATTCTGTGCCGCTTAATATATTAAATCCTATTAAAGGCACAGAACTGGCCGGACAGCCACCGGTTCCGCCGCGTGAAATATTGAAAACCTTTGCCCTGTTCCGGTTTATTCTGCCTGCCAGAGGAATTCGTACTGCCGGCGGGCGGGAGGTAAACTTGCGGGATTTACAATCCATCAGCCTGATGGGAGGAATTAATGGCATGCTGATTGGCGGTTATCTTACAACAGGCGGACGCAACTGTGAGATGGATGTGGCCATGGTAAAAGATGCAGGGCTGCGTCCTTTGTCGGCAAAAGCTGTCAACAAGGAATAA
- a CDS encoding 6-carboxyhexanoate--CoA ligase: MLYSVRMRAAQGSSHEQGGKHISGAERLVSGELLTSVAAAMLRRALSHSRGTADFINLTVETVPAEAVREVTCLPIITVNTPDMIAGRESAQAMLIRAGVAPVAAAAGISALVGLPVSLRGAMVVNAQTGLRLDTQAERGVRVSRMDIADEQEYLHWLNRLGYGNNQIHLREAVVLAAKVMSAPGMVAELCWSDDPEYTAGYVATPAAYTRFTQLKPYGSPIGGRIFFIQENTDLKQLVDYLQYQPILVKVPAAGGAADAVSE; encoded by the coding sequence ATGCTGTACAGCGTTAGAATGAGGGCAGCCCAGGGCAGTTCGCACGAGCAAGGCGGCAAACATATTTCCGGTGCCGAACGGCTGGTAAGCGGAGAATTGCTCACCTCCGTAGCAGCGGCCATGCTTAGGCGTGCGCTGTCTCATAGCCGGGGAACGGCCGATTTTATCAACCTTACTGTCGAGACCGTTCCTGCTGAGGCCGTGAGGGAAGTGACCTGCCTGCCAATTATAACGGTGAATACTCCTGATATGATTGCCGGGCGGGAGTCGGCGCAAGCCATGCTGATCAGGGCCGGAGTTGCGCCTGTGGCTGCGGCGGCAGGCATAAGCGCACTGGTCGGATTGCCAGTCAGTCTGCGGGGCGCTATGGTAGTCAATGCGCAAACAGGCTTGAGGCTTGACACGCAGGCTGAGCGGGGAGTTCGCGTATCACGGATGGATATTGCCGATGAACAAGAATATTTGCATTGGCTGAACCGTCTGGGGTACGGCAATAACCAGATTCATCTCCGTGAGGCGGTGGTGTTAGCCGCTAAAGTTATGTCGGCACCGGGTATGGTTGCGGAATTATGCTGGTCAGATGACCCGGAATATACGGCCGGTTATGTGGCAACCCCGGCGGCATACACCCGGTTTACCCAGTTAAAACCTTATGGCAGTCCTATTGGCGGCAGGATTTTCTTTATACAGGAAAACACTGATTTGAAACAACTGGTAGATTACCTGCAGTATCAGCCGATACTGGTTAAAGTTCCAGCGGCAGGAGGTGCTGCTGATGCAGTTTCTGAGTGA
- the bioF gene encoding 8-amino-7-oxononanoate synthase: MQFLSEFLEQAIACDLYRRTVTCDPVAPGHVRINGQTYLLLASNNYLGLTHHPELQQAAVKATLTYGTGSGGSRLTTGTHPLFDELEPALARFKETEAALVFNTGYMANLGVISALAGPDDVIFSDELNHASIIDGCRLSRAQTVIYRHADMADLHGLLQGTACRGKRLIVTDGVFSMDGDIAPLPVIAGLAEKYHALLIVDDAHATGVLGPGGQGTAAHFGIKHKVQVQIGTLSKALGAEGGFVAGSKELIEYIKNKARSFIFSTALAPATIAAALAALRQLSAGPDMVNKLSENANYVRSLLQAAGMPVPGGVTPIIPIMVGEAGAAVRLADELYKQGIIITAIRPPTVPCGTSRLRLTVITAHERDELRQAVEAITAKARQFGMVVG; encoded by the coding sequence ATGCAGTTTCTGAGTGAGTTTCTGGAGCAGGCAATAGCCTGTGATTTGTATCGGCGGACGGTAACCTGCGACCCTGTTGCTCCCGGTCATGTCCGGATAAACGGACAGACTTACTTACTGCTGGCTTCTAATAATTACCTGGGCCTGACCCATCACCCTGAATTGCAGCAGGCTGCTGTCAAGGCAACACTGACATATGGCACCGGTTCGGGCGGGTCCAGACTTACTACCGGGACGCACCCGCTGTTTGATGAGCTGGAACCGGCATTGGCCAGATTCAAAGAGACGGAAGCAGCCTTGGTATTTAATACCGGCTATATGGCTAATCTTGGTGTCATTAGTGCTTTGGCCGGCCCGGATGACGTTATTTTCAGTGATGAGTTGAATCATGCCAGCATCATTGACGGTTGCCGTTTATCCCGGGCGCAGACTGTGATATACCGGCATGCAGACATGGCGGATTTGCATGGCCTGCTGCAAGGCACTGCCTGCCGGGGAAAACGGCTGATCGTAACAGACGGTGTGTTCAGCATGGATGGGGATATAGCGCCGCTGCCTGTCATTGCCGGCCTGGCTGAAAAGTATCATGCTCTCCTTATAGTTGATGATGCGCATGCTACCGGTGTGCTTGGACCAGGCGGACAGGGAACGGCTGCTCATTTTGGCATAAAGCATAAGGTGCAGGTGCAAATCGGCACGCTAAGCAAGGCACTTGGGGCAGAAGGTGGTTTTGTTGCCGGGTCAAAAGAGCTGATTGAGTATATAAAGAATAAAGCGCGCAGCTTTATTTTTTCCACCGCACTGGCACCGGCAACGATTGCGGCGGCGCTGGCCGCTCTCAGGCAGCTGTCAGCCGGACCGGACATGGTCAACAAGCTGAGTGAAAACGCCAATTATGTAAGAAGTTTGCTGCAGGCTGCCGGTATGCCGGTGCCTGGCGGTGTGACGCCGATCATACCCATTATGGTGGGTGAGGCCGGCGCTGCCGTCCGCCTGGCTGATGAATTATATAAACAGGGAATTATTATTACAGCTATCAGGCCGCCGACTGTGCCTTGCGGCACAAGCAGGCTGCGGTTGACGGTGATTACAGCACATGAACGGGATGAATTGCGCCAGGCCGTAGAAGCAATTACGGCAAAGGCCAGACAGTTTGGAATGGTGGTGGGATAG
- the bioD gene encoding dethiobiotin synthase, whose protein sequence is MQKGLFITATDTGVGKTVISGAIAAALKRRGINVGVVKPVASGGRVNTSGQPVSEDATFLMAAAGMAEERRQEVNPVCLAAALTPAVAAAECGMTIDVTKLITACRAMLNQSELTVVEGVGGMAAPVWKDYLVADMMLELKLPVILVVKPNLGTINHTVLAAEYARQRSIPLAGIIVNCWDEAAATVLERSNLAYIKLLTGLPVLGKFPSLAGIPAGQASMVALGQAAEQHLAIDHIIGMMKGEDCPCFRQS, encoded by the coding sequence ATGCAAAAAGGTTTGTTTATTACGGCAACCGATACCGGCGTGGGCAAGACTGTTATTAGCGGAGCCATTGCCGCTGCTTTGAAGCGGCGCGGGATAAATGTCGGTGTGGTTAAGCCGGTAGCTTCAGGCGGCAGGGTTAATACCAGTGGCCAACCAGTGTCTGAGGACGCTACCTTCTTAATGGCGGCTGCCGGCATGGCTGAAGAACGGCGGCAGGAGGTCAACCCTGTCTGCCTGGCTGCTGCCTTGACCCCAGCGGTGGCTGCTGCTGAGTGCGGTATGACTATCGATGTGACAAAATTAATTACCGCTTGCCGGGCTATGCTAAATCAATCGGAGCTAACGGTGGTGGAAGGGGTAGGCGGCATGGCTGCACCTGTCTGGAAAGACTATCTTGTGGCCGATATGATGCTGGAACTTAAGCTGCCTGTCATACTTGTTGTGAAGCCTAATCTGGGTACAATTAACCATACTGTGCTGGCTGCAGAATATGCCCGGCAGCGAAGCATACCGCTGGCCGGCATTATTGTTAATTGCTGGGATGAAGCTGCGGCAACTGTGTTAGAACGCAGCAACTTAGCTTATATAAAGCTGTTGACCGGTTTGCCGGTGTTGGGCAAGTTTCCTTCACTTGCCGGGATTCCAGCAGGTCAAGCTTCAATGGTCGCATTAGGCCAGGCAGCGGAACAGCATTTGGCGATAGATCATATAATCGGTATGATGAAAGGAGAGGATTGTCCATGTTTCCGGCAGAGCTGA